One segment of Blastopirellula marina DNA contains the following:
- a CDS encoding glycosyltransferase, with amino-acid sequence MVESCDLAIMNGNHGTCCEFLLAGRPVFHIPLTFEQAVFSRRTHELGVSLDAVPNQTQQVIQQLSAMMKSSTFREQAQAFASRYVEFDPDQAIERCTSLIQWPL; translated from the coding sequence GTGGTCGAGTCGTGCGATCTGGCGATCATGAACGGAAATCACGGAACCTGCTGCGAGTTCCTCCTGGCCGGGCGACCGGTATTTCATATTCCCCTTACGTTCGAACAGGCCGTATTCAGCCGCCGAACGCATGAGCTTGGCGTATCGCTGGATGCCGTTCCCAACCAGACTCAGCAAGTTATTCAGCAGCTATCCGCGATGATGAAGTCAAGCACGTTTCGTGAACAAGCCCAGGCTTTTGCGTCGCGGTATGTAGAGTTTGATCCTGATCAGGCGATCGAGCGGTGTACCAGTCTCATTCAGTGGCCCCTCTAA
- a CDS encoding Imm7 family immunity protein: protein MYEYHLWIELSESTEESDCGQLDSKVDALRALVRDKLSCKPNDCIVHVNYSKVFQCSGGANHRGTDHDMLLDVLKRLVELLPGSHGLVYWSDDESPGNAVFDGYKVLVVARGEVHERLDPFLSPKKPVVED from the coding sequence ATGTACGAATACCATCTTTGGATTGAACTTAGCGAATCGACGGAAGAATCCGATTGTGGGCAGCTTGACTCAAAGGTCGATGCGCTTAGAGCACTTGTACGTGACAAGTTAAGCTGCAAGCCCAATGACTGCATTGTCCATGTGAACTACTCCAAGGTCTTTCAGTGTTCAGGAGGTGCCAATCATCGAGGAACGGATCACGATATGTTGTTAGACGTGCTAAAACGATTAGTTGAACTTCTTCCGGGGAGTCATGGTCTCGTCTATTGGTCAGATGATGAAAGCCCCGGAAATGCGGTTTTTGATGGGTACAAGGTACTGGTAGTGGCAAGGGGCGAAGTACACGAGAGGTTAGACCCGTTTCTCTCCCCAAAAAAACCTGTTGTGGAAGACTGA